Proteins encoded by one window of Salvia splendens isolate huo1 chromosome 7, SspV2, whole genome shotgun sequence:
- the LOC121742110 gene encoding DNA ligase 1-like encodes MGDEDEEKQTLEMQLEGAVTARLQHFKDQADSLTLESVRRLLEKDLCLEKFALDAHKRFIRHYLEKIMEAADETNANPITANMDKDEQTSMDEEKALPKHQDAKSDPKKSSPGKDETMEDSPIMGVLTAKSVVGTQSSLSESSIKQAILERADHLQANSETISLAGVRRLLEDDLGLDKNTLDAFKKFISQQVDEVLKGDKSVKDAKKKVSRGVKNRKLKKGSSEEDSDASQCGSDSDEMGDKVESRKEAAPKRNIKKSEQPKKRKISENADVFPKKPTKLSKRQKEEDNNSDEDGNLSEDNQSQSSVERSTLRKEKSAPVYGKRVENLKSIIKACGMSIPPTIYKKAKQAPDNKRETILVKELEGILTREGLSKNPSEKEIKDCRKRKERAKELEGIDMSNIISSSRRRSTFSFAAPEKPVVRGKKDKVDDKDSKKQENNDKDLNDDNEEEKEKEMEEEKEKDDEEEAEDEEEDDEEQDDEDESEEFDEDDNEESE; translated from the exons ATGGGTGACGAAGATGAGGAGAAGCAAACGCTTGAGATGCAGCTAGAGGGCGCAGTGACCGCTCGCCTTCAGCATTTCAAGGACCAAGCCGA CTCACTGACGTTGGAGTCCGTAAGGAGACTCTTGGAGAAGGACTTATGCCTTGAGAAATTTGCCCTCGATGCACACAAACGATTTATTCGCCACTACTTGGAAAAG ATAATGGAGGCTGCTGATGAAACCAATGCTAACCCGATAACTGCAAACATGGACAAAGATGAACAGACAAGTATGGATGAAGAAAAGGCTTTGCCTAAACATCAAGATGCTAAGAGTGATCCTAAAAAATCTAGCCCTGGAAAAGACGAAACAATGGAGGACTCACCTATAATGGGTGTTCTTACAGCGAAATCTGTAGTTGGCACTCAATCTTCTTTGAGTGAAAGCAGTATTAAGCAGGCCATTTTGGAAAGAGCTGATCATCTTCAAGCTAATTCTGA AACCATATCGCTTGCCGGAGTTCGCCGACTTCTAGAGGACGATCTTGGTCTTGATAAAAACACCCTTGATGcttttaaaaaattcataagTCAACAAGTGGATGAG GTATTAAAAGGGGATAAGTCTGTGAAAGATGCTAAGAAAAAAGTCTCACGGGGCGTGAAAAACAGAAAGTTAAAGAAGGGCAGCAGTGAAGAGGACTCTGATGCTTCACAGTGTGGAAGCGATAGTGATGAGATGGGTGATAAAGTGGAATCAAGGAAGGAAGCTGCTCCCAAAAGAAACATTAAGAAATCTGAACAGCCAAAGAAACGTAAAATCTCTGAAAATGCAGATGTCTTTCCCAAAAAGCCAACCAAGCTTTCAAAAAGGCAAAAAGAGGAGGATAATAACTCAGATGAGGATGGAAATTTATCTGAAGATAATCAATCCCAATCATCTGTTGAAAGATCAACCCTG AGGAAAGAAAAATCAGCTCCTGTTTATGGGAAACGCGTAGAGAATCTGAAATCAATAATCAAAGCTTGTGGAATGAG TATTCCTCCTACTATTTACAAGAAAGCTAAACAAGCACCAGACAACAAACGAGAAACCATTTTAGTGAAGGAGTTGGAGGGTATTCTCACAAGAGAAGGGCTATCGAAAAATCCCTCTGAGAAAG AAATCAAAGATTGTcgaaagagaaaagaaagagCCAAAGAACTTGAAGGCATTGACATGAGCAATATCATATCCAGTTCAAGAAGAAGATCAACGTTTAGTTTTGCGGCTCCAGAGAAACCTGTAGTTCGTGGTAAGAAAGACAAGGTTGATGATAAAGATAgtaaaaagcaagaaaacaatgACAAAGATCTCAATGATGACAACGAGgaagagaaggagaaggaaatggaagaagagaaggagaaaGACGATGAGGAGGAGGCAGAAGACGAGGAAGAAGACGACGAGGAAcaagatgatgaagatgaaagTGAAGAATTTGATGAAG ATGATAACGAAGAGAGTGAGTAA